In Myxococcales bacterium, the following proteins share a genomic window:
- a CDS encoding sel1 repeat family protein, with translation MLVPFVVGLTLGASAVAALGWLRPAREKSIDAALSVRCEKGELLACRQLGLSRMVGLEAPSDLKAARELLERACNGNDAAACGQLARLMESGQVGAVDGAKLTQLFERACEGGEAEACASLGKRYDKGRGVAKDQAKAAQLFQKGCDLGNPAACGGLAIAKFIGIGTAQDLELAVSLFQKACDGGDADGCHGHGRMLLGGRGVAKDEARALELFERACGAGSVMGCRALALLVEDGKVTGGADPARARRAHERACAIGDQPSCDRLERPSPTRAPVETPEPH, from the coding sequence ATGTTGGTGCCCTTTGTCGTCGGTCTGACGCTCGGGGCGAGCGCTGTGGCGGCGCTCGGCTGGCTGCGGCCGGCGCGGGAAAAGAGCATCGACGCGGCGCTCTCCGTGCGTTGTGAGAAAGGCGAGCTCCTCGCCTGCCGGCAGCTCGGACTGTCCCGCATGGTTGGGCTCGAGGCACCGAGCGATTTGAAGGCTGCGCGCGAGTTGCTCGAACGGGCCTGTAACGGCAATGACGCCGCGGCCTGTGGTCAGCTGGCTCGACTCATGGAGAGCGGGCAGGTCGGCGCGGTCGATGGGGCGAAGCTGACTCAGCTCTTCGAGCGGGCCTGCGAGGGCGGCGAGGCGGAGGCGTGTGCCTCACTTGGCAAGCGCTACGACAAGGGTCGCGGGGTGGCGAAAGATCAGGCCAAGGCCGCGCAGCTCTTCCAGAAGGGGTGTGACCTTGGCAACCCCGCGGCGTGCGGTGGCCTCGCCATCGCGAAGTTCATCGGCATCGGTACCGCGCAGGACCTGGAGCTCGCGGTGAGTCTGTTCCAGAAGGCCTGTGACGGCGGCGACGCCGATGGCTGCCATGGTCATGGGCGCATGCTGCTCGGCGGCCGCGGAGTCGCCAAGGACGAGGCACGCGCGCTCGAGCTGTTCGAGCGCGCCTGTGGCGCGGGCTCGGTCATGGGCTGCCGCGCGTTGGCTCTGCTCGTCGAAGACGGCAAGGTCACGGGTGGCGCCGATCCCGCGCGCGCGCGCCGCGCCCACGAGCGGGCTTGTGCCATCGGCGATCAACCCTCCTGTGACCGGCTCGAGCGTCCGAGCCCAACGCGCGCCCCGGTGGAGACACCCGAACCGCATTGA
- a CDS encoding glutamate synthase subunit beta — protein sequence MGKPTGFLEYSREEPPKRPVDERVKDYREIELPLIDERLAHEGARCMECGIPFCNSGCPLANLIPEWNDHVYRGRWDDAIDSLHATNNFPEITGRVCPAPCEASCVLGINAEPVSIKLLEKSIADHAFDRGRIVPRPPASRSGKKVAVVGSGPAGLAAAQQLNRAGHSVVVFERDDRIGGLLTYGIPDFKLEKHWVQARVEQMRAEGVEFRTGVDVGSAPSTTQLTTEFDAVCLSMGSRAPRDLPVPGRELAGIHFAMQFLEQQNRRLAGDRIASDAEILATGKHVVVIGGGDTGSDCIGTAHRQGAVSVTSLEIMPRPPDSRAPSTPWPQWPLMLRTSTSHQEGGERSFSVSTERFSGEDGRVMALHGVEVESIAGRFQRVAGTEFELRAELVLLALGFLHPQKTGLLEALGVALDRRGNVAVDAKFATNVPGVFAAGDCQRGQSLVVWAIADGRRAAHAIDERLMGRSELY from the coding sequence ATGGGCAAACCGACCGGATTCCTCGAATACTCGCGGGAAGAGCCGCCAAAACGCCCGGTGGACGAGCGGGTCAAGGACTACCGCGAGATCGAGCTGCCGCTGATCGACGAGCGCCTGGCGCACGAGGGTGCTCGCTGCATGGAGTGCGGCATTCCGTTTTGCAACAGCGGCTGCCCGCTCGCGAACCTGATCCCGGAGTGGAACGACCACGTCTACCGCGGGCGCTGGGATGATGCGATTGACAGCCTGCACGCGACCAATAACTTCCCGGAGATCACCGGGCGGGTATGCCCCGCGCCGTGTGAAGCCTCTTGTGTGCTCGGCATCAACGCCGAGCCCGTGAGCATCAAGCTCCTGGAGAAGTCCATCGCGGACCACGCCTTTGATCGGGGCCGCATCGTGCCGCGGCCACCAGCGAGCCGCAGCGGCAAGAAGGTCGCCGTGGTCGGCTCGGGCCCGGCCGGGCTGGCGGCGGCGCAACAGCTGAACCGCGCCGGGCACAGCGTCGTGGTGTTCGAACGCGACGACCGCATCGGCGGCCTCCTCACCTACGGCATTCCGGACTTCAAGCTCGAGAAACACTGGGTCCAAGCCCGCGTCGAGCAGATGCGCGCAGAGGGCGTCGAGTTCCGCACCGGGGTCGACGTGGGCAGCGCTCCTTCGACCACGCAACTCACGACGGAGTTCGACGCGGTGTGTCTGAGCATGGGTTCGCGCGCGCCCCGCGATCTGCCCGTGCCGGGGCGGGAGCTCGCGGGCATCCATTTCGCGATGCAGTTCCTGGAGCAGCAGAACCGCAGGCTGGCCGGTGACCGCATCGCGAGCGACGCCGAAATCCTCGCCACCGGCAAACACGTGGTGGTGATCGGCGGCGGCGACACCGGCAGCGACTGTATTGGCACGGCACACCGCCAAGGCGCGGTGAGCGTGACGAGCCTCGAGATCATGCCTCGCCCTCCCGACTCGCGCGCGCCGAGCACGCCTTGGCCCCAGTGGCCGCTCATGCTTCGCACGTCGACCTCACACCAAGAAGGCGGAGAGCGCTCGTTCAGCGTGTCGACCGAGCGTTTCAGCGGCGAAGACGGCAGAGTCATGGCGCTGCACGGCGTGGAGGTGGAGTCGATCGCCGGTCGTTTCCAGCGCGTCGCCGGTACCGAGTTCGAGCTGCGTGCCGAGCTCGTGCTCCTGGCGCTGGGCTTCTTGCATCCGCAAAAGACAGGGCTGCTCGAGGCGCTAGGAGTTGCGCTCGATCGTCGGGGCAATGTTGCGGTCGATGCCAAGTTCGCCACCAACGTGCCCGGCGTGTTTGCCGCGGGCGACTGCCAGCGCGGTCAGAGTTTGGTGGTCTGGGCCATCGCGGACGGGCGCCGCGCGGCGCACGCGATCGACGAGCGACTGATGGGTCGAAGCGAGCTCTACTGA
- the gltB gene encoding glutamate synthase large subunit, with the protein MRLPTASGLYDPRFEHDACGVGFIANLHGTASHGIVERGIGILLNLEHRGAAGCDPLSGDGAGILIQIPHALFAAELAPRLSLPPPGEYGVGCVFLPRDASARARCQQVLEDKILGTGQRLLGWREVPVNEEALGPVARQSAPVIAQVFIGSTTKDQASFELKLFVIRKWAERTVRESDIPERDAFYVPSLSSRTLVYKGLLLGHQLAKFYRDLEDPRAVSALAMVHQRFSTNTFPTWHLAQPFRLLSHNGEINTVRGNAQWMHAREQLFDGRVFGEEVRHILPTITPGGSDSAQLDNVAELLLHAGRSLPHVMMMLVPEAWQNDRGMPQHQRDFYAYHACLMEPWDGPAALTFTDGRQIGAILDRNGLRPARWMETRDGLVVLASETGVMDAEPSQIARKGRLEPGRMFLVDLEAGRIVEDAEIKLSVAERRPYGKWLGDNAIHLDELDDVPHTVEPPDPTSLRNAQHEFGYTTEDLRLILAPMAEKGEEPTGSMGTDTPLAVLSDRPQLLFNYFKQQFAQVTNPPIDPIREALVMSLRNFMGGEGNLLFELPDHAQMVELPSPVLMNEDLATLRGTHQIHFRSPATLPMVYPVAEGGRGLKAALDELCRQASLAMLNNHSVLVLSDKSATAHMAPLPSLLALGAVHSHLMRNGTRMRVGILVETGEAREVHHFCLLFGFGAGAVNPYVALDTVAELARQNLLPGVTDPHVAQKNYVKAVNKGLLKVMSKMGISTLQSYQGAQIFEAIGLGPDVIERYFTGTTSRLGGVGLEGIAEECRRRNEAAWPKRAQPARSFAPGGQYHFRAQGERHLWSPEVVTALQRAVREEDVNSYREYSDIVNQQSRGPITLRGLWNLVPAEARIPLSEVEPATEIVRRFATGAMSFGSISAEAHENLAIAMNRIGGKSNTGEGGEREQRFARLPNGDSKRSAIKQVASGRFGVTTHYLVNADELQIKIAQGAKPGEGGQLPGHKVNAVIAATRHSTPGVTLISPPPHHDIYSIEDLAQLIFDLKMVNPTARVSVKLVAEAGVGTIAAGVAKARADVILISGYDGGTGAAPLTSIQHAGVPWELGLAEAHQVLVKNDLRSRVVVQTDGQMRTGRDVVIAALLGAEEFGFATAPLVASGCIMMRKCHLNTCPVGVATQDPVLRKKFAGQPEHVIRFMFFVAEEARELMSQLGFRSVEEMVGRVDRLRARDVSSHWKAASLDFSALLTPAERGAGQQVVKSCAQEHGTERSLDHELMERVRPAIEQKQPLRLTLPIKNVHRTVGAMIAGEIARRHGHDGLPDGTLTLEFEGSAGQSFGAFAVNGMHLHLEGDANDYVGKGLSGGNLSVRPPRGATFRSDESVLIGNVALYGATSGRAFISGVAGERFAVRNSGAVAVIEGVGDHGCEYMTGGRVLVIGKTGRNFAAGMSGGLAYVLDEDGGFESRCNLDLVELEALSSDDATFVAELLTEHRNATGSEKAAELLLRWDEIRGQLIKVVPIEYRRALERAGAADAGEPTEGEPLPEPHGSRQSAGAG; encoded by the coding sequence ATGAGATTGCCGACCGCGAGCGGTCTGTACGACCCGCGCTTCGAGCATGACGCCTGCGGGGTCGGTTTCATTGCGAACCTCCACGGCACAGCCTCCCACGGCATCGTCGAGCGCGGCATCGGCATCCTCTTGAACCTCGAACATCGAGGCGCCGCCGGCTGTGATCCGCTGTCCGGAGACGGCGCCGGCATCCTGATTCAAATTCCGCACGCGCTCTTCGCGGCCGAGCTCGCGCCGCGGCTCAGCTTGCCCCCGCCCGGTGAATACGGCGTCGGCTGCGTCTTCCTGCCGCGCGATGCGTCCGCGCGTGCCCGCTGCCAGCAAGTGCTGGAGGACAAGATCCTGGGCACCGGCCAGCGACTCCTGGGCTGGCGCGAGGTGCCCGTGAATGAGGAGGCGCTCGGCCCGGTCGCGCGCCAGAGCGCGCCGGTGATCGCGCAGGTGTTCATCGGCTCGACGACGAAGGATCAGGCCAGCTTCGAGCTGAAGCTGTTCGTGATCCGCAAGTGGGCAGAGCGCACGGTCCGCGAGAGTGACATCCCGGAGCGCGACGCTTTTTACGTCCCGAGTTTGTCGAGCCGTACGCTCGTCTACAAAGGCCTCTTACTCGGCCACCAGCTCGCCAAATTCTATCGAGATCTCGAGGACCCTCGGGCGGTCAGCGCGCTTGCCATGGTGCATCAGCGCTTCAGCACCAACACGTTCCCCACCTGGCACCTCGCGCAGCCGTTCCGCCTGCTCTCACACAACGGCGAGATCAACACCGTACGCGGCAACGCTCAGTGGATGCATGCACGCGAGCAGCTGTTCGACGGGCGCGTATTCGGCGAAGAGGTCCGCCACATCTTGCCCACGATCACCCCGGGTGGCAGCGACTCGGCGCAGCTCGACAACGTCGCGGAGCTCCTGCTGCACGCCGGCCGCTCCCTGCCACACGTGATGATGATGCTGGTGCCCGAAGCGTGGCAGAACGATCGGGGCATGCCCCAGCACCAGCGTGATTTCTACGCCTATCACGCCTGCCTGATGGAACCCTGGGACGGCCCCGCCGCCCTCACCTTCACCGACGGCCGTCAGATCGGCGCCATCCTCGACCGCAACGGTCTGCGCCCGGCACGCTGGATGGAGACGCGGGACGGGCTGGTCGTGTTGGCCTCGGAGACCGGGGTCATGGACGCGGAGCCGTCGCAGATCGCGCGCAAGGGTCGGCTCGAGCCGGGCCGCATGTTTCTGGTCGATCTGGAGGCCGGGCGCATCGTCGAGGACGCCGAGATCAAGCTCTCCGTCGCCGAGCGCAGGCCCTACGGCAAGTGGCTGGGCGACAACGCCATCCACCTCGACGAGCTCGACGACGTCCCCCACACGGTCGAGCCCCCTGACCCAACCAGCCTCAGGAACGCCCAGCACGAGTTCGGCTACACCACCGAAGATCTGCGGCTGATCTTGGCGCCCATGGCCGAGAAGGGGGAAGAGCCCACCGGCAGCATGGGCACCGACACGCCCTTGGCGGTGCTGTCCGATCGCCCGCAGCTCCTGTTCAACTACTTCAAACAGCAGTTCGCACAGGTCACCAACCCGCCCATCGATCCGATCCGCGAAGCGCTGGTGATGAGCCTGCGCAACTTCATGGGCGGTGAGGGCAACCTGCTGTTCGAGCTGCCGGACCACGCGCAGATGGTCGAGTTGCCGAGCCCGGTGCTCATGAACGAGGACCTCGCGACCCTGCGCGGCACTCACCAGATCCATTTCCGGAGCCCGGCGACCTTGCCCATGGTCTATCCGGTGGCCGAGGGCGGCCGCGGGCTGAAGGCAGCGCTCGACGAGCTGTGCCGGCAAGCGTCGCTGGCCATGCTCAACAACCACAGCGTGCTCGTGCTGTCGGACAAGAGCGCGACCGCGCACATGGCGCCGCTCCCGAGCTTGCTCGCTCTGGGCGCGGTTCACAGTCACCTGATGCGCAACGGCACGCGGATGCGCGTCGGCATCTTGGTGGAGACCGGCGAGGCCCGCGAGGTCCACCATTTCTGCCTGCTCTTCGGCTTCGGCGCCGGCGCAGTGAACCCCTATGTCGCGCTCGACACGGTGGCAGAGTTGGCGCGACAAAACCTGCTGCCGGGCGTGACCGATCCGCACGTCGCCCAGAAGAACTACGTCAAGGCCGTGAACAAGGGCCTGCTCAAGGTCATGAGCAAGATGGGGATCAGCACCCTCCAGAGCTACCAGGGCGCGCAGATCTTCGAGGCCATCGGCCTCGGCCCGGACGTGATCGAGCGCTATTTCACCGGCACCACCTCGCGCCTCGGCGGCGTGGGACTCGAAGGCATCGCCGAAGAGTGCCGGCGCCGCAACGAGGCGGCGTGGCCGAAGCGCGCCCAACCCGCCAGGAGTTTCGCCCCCGGGGGTCAGTATCACTTCCGCGCCCAAGGGGAGCGCCACCTGTGGAGTCCCGAGGTCGTCACCGCGCTGCAGCGTGCGGTGCGCGAGGAGGACGTGAACAGTTACCGCGAGTACTCCGACATCGTGAATCAGCAGTCACGCGGCCCCATCACCTTGCGCGGGCTCTGGAACTTGGTCCCGGCGGAAGCGCGCATCCCGCTCTCGGAGGTGGAGCCCGCGACCGAAATTGTCCGCCGCTTTGCCACCGGCGCCATGAGCTTTGGCAGCATCAGCGCCGAGGCCCACGAGAACCTGGCCATCGCGATGAATCGCATCGGCGGCAAGAGCAATACCGGTGAGGGCGGCGAGCGCGAACAGCGCTTCGCTCGGCTGCCGAACGGGGACAGCAAACGGAGCGCCATCAAACAGGTGGCCAGTGGGCGTTTTGGCGTCACCACGCACTACCTGGTCAACGCCGACGAGCTGCAGATCAAGATCGCACAGGGCGCAAAACCCGGCGAGGGCGGCCAGCTTCCGGGCCACAAAGTCAACGCGGTGATCGCAGCCACTCGCCACTCGACCCCCGGCGTCACGCTGATCTCGCCGCCCCCGCACCACGACATCTACAGCATCGAAGATCTGGCGCAGCTGATCTTCGACCTGAAGATGGTCAACCCGACGGCGCGTGTGAGTGTGAAGCTGGTGGCCGAGGCGGGCGTGGGCACGATCGCGGCCGGAGTGGCCAAGGCTCGAGCCGACGTGATCCTGATCTCGGGCTACGACGGAGGCACCGGCGCGGCGCCCCTCACCAGCATCCAGCACGCCGGTGTGCCGTGGGAGCTCGGGCTCGCCGAGGCCCATCAGGTGTTGGTCAAGAACGATCTCCGCAGTCGCGTCGTGGTGCAGACGGACGGCCAGATGCGCACCGGCCGCGACGTGGTGATCGCCGCGCTGCTCGGCGCGGAGGAGTTCGGCTTTGCGACCGCCCCACTCGTGGCGAGCGGCTGCATCATGATGCGCAAATGTCACCTCAACACCTGCCCGGTGGGTGTGGCCACCCAGGATCCAGTCCTGCGCAAGAAGTTCGCGGGACAGCCGGAGCACGTGATCCGGTTCATGTTCTTCGTAGCCGAAGAGGCGCGCGAGCTGATGAGCCAGCTCGGCTTTCGTAGCGTGGAAGAGATGGTGGGCCGTGTCGATCGCCTGCGCGCGCGGGACGTGAGCAGCCACTGGAAGGCCGCGTCTTTGGATTTTTCTGCCCTGCTCACCCCAGCCGAGCGCGGAGCGGGCCAGCAGGTGGTGAAGAGCTGCGCGCAGGAGCACGGCACCGAACGCTCGTTGGATCACGAGCTGATGGAGCGCGTGCGCCCGGCCATCGAGCAGAAACAGCCGCTGCGACTCACGCTGCCGATCAAGAACGTGCACCGCACGGTCGGCGCGATGATCGCCGGCGAGATCGCCCGACGCCACGGGCACGACGGCCTGCCGGACGGCACCTTGACCCTCGAGTTCGAGGGCAGCGCCGGCCAGAGCTTCGGCGCATTCGCGGTCAACGGCATGCACCTTCACCTCGAGGGCGACGCCAACGACTACGTCGGCAAGGGCCTTTCGGGCGGCAACCTGAGCGTGCGTCCCCCGCGCGGTGCGACCTTCCGCTCCGACGAGAGTGTGCTGATCGGTAACGTCGCGCTGTATGGCGCGACCAGTGGGCGGGCCTTCATCAGCGGGGTCGCCGGCGAGCGATTTGCCGTGCGCAACAGCGGCGCGGTGGCGGTGATCGAAGGCGTCGGCGACCACGGCTGTGAGTACATGACCGGCGGCCGGGTGTTGGTGATCGGCAAGACCGGCCGCAACTTCGCCGCAGGCATGAGCGGGGGTCTGGCGTACGTGCTGGACGAAGACGGTGGTTTCGAGTCGCGCTGCAACCTGGACCTGGTCGAGCTCGAGGCCCTCAGCTCTGACGACGCGACGTTCGTGGCCGAGCTCTTGACGGAGCATCGCAACGCGACCGGCAGCGAGAAGGCCGCCGAGCTGCTGCTGCGCTGGGACGAGATCCGCGGACAGCTGATCAAGGTCGTGCCCATCGAGTACCGGCGCGCGCTCGAGCGAGCCGGCGCCGCCGACGCCGGCGAACCCACGGAGGGTGAACCCTTGCCGGAGCCCCACGGAAGTCGCCAGAGCGCGGGAGCCGGCTGA